The DNA region CAAGTGCCGCATGCCACGTGTAGCGGACAGCTTCCACAGCTGCGCCGGGATTGCCGATAGGCCATAGACCCAGCCATCGAAATAGGCGATGTCGCACGCGCCGGGCGGTACCGCTTGTGTATGCAGCAATCGTTGCTGGATCAGGTCAAACACCGCAACCCTATTGCTGGCGGTATCGAGGATGAACAAATGATCGGCATCGTCACAGGCCAACGCACGAGGTGTGAATGCCGGCACCAGTGGCGACACCGGTGCAAAATCCCCACCTGCCGACACGGCCTGGCTGCCCAACACGTCGGCAGTCGGCAGATCGCGTTGTGGATGCAGTGGGTCGAAGGCCCCCCATAGCACGCGTTCGATCCGGTGGGCTGCCGGTATGCTGTGAAACAGTCGGCAATAGCGATCAAAGGCCAGGCCAGCACCCAGCTTGTCTGGCACGACACCTGGATCGCCCGGCGTGGCATCGCCCTCCCAACCCAACTGCACCACGCCGTCGATCACCGTAGTATGGGCAAAGCTGCAACGCAGCCAGGGCATGGCGCCGGTGATGGTGACAAAAGCAGGGTCGGGATAGCGTTGCGCACTCATGTCAGCATTCCTCGCGCAGTACCGGAATCGGCAGCACCACGCCATCCGGCGGTACCGGGTTGATACCCTCGCCCGGTGCAGGTAGTGGCAGGCCGTCGACGACCGTGATGGCCGCCAGTTCGGGCACTTCCCAGCGCTTCAATTCCACCGTACCGGCCACCCATTGAGCACCGTTCCAACCGGCAACACCCAAGCCTTCCAGGTATTCCACCCCTTCCACTTGCAGGGCTGCGGCTTCCAGCTCCGGCCCATACACGCGACGACCCAGCGGCCAGCCCTGCCCTGCCGGCCCATAAGGCGACAGCGGTGCCAGATATTGACGCAGCACCAGCTCCACCCATTTGCGCACCGCCTCGATGCCATATCCGGGCTTCACCTTCAATGCCACTGACACGGCCACCTTTCGATAGGTCGGCGGCAACACATACAGCTCGGTGGTGACCAGCCGGCGTTGATCCAGCCATTGGCAAACGGCCCGCAACATGGCTGCATCCGGCATGGGGGCATTGGGATGATCCGGGTCTTGCTGTGGCCACACCACCACGCTGACCACGCCAGCTGCTTCGGCATCGGGCACTTTGGGGTGAAAACGCGGCAGGCACTCGGCACGACCCACCTGCGCACCCGGTGTCATGGCTGCGAGTTCCTTGAAATCATCGGCCGTCACGGTCCGATCACGGCGTCGCAGCTCGCCCGGAATACGTGCCAATGCGGCCTCGACACCCTCCGCATCCGCACCGCAAACGGCGGGCAATGGGTTACTGACTTTGACGCCGGGCAGGTCGATCTTGGCAATGGCCTTGGCGGCCACATTGCCCTGCACGCCCCCACCCCAGCGATAGCCGCGTACCCGAATCCGCTCGCCCCATTGCGGTATGCGGCCACGCAGGCCGTCACCAAACCGCAGCGTACCTGCTTCCGGGTCCAGCATCACATGACGCGATTCGCGACCGCTACCGAAGAAGTCATCCACCCGGCTGTAACGCACCCACTGCCCTCCAACCCGACCCCCCTCTTCCACCTCCACGATGATCTGATCACGGTGGTCGTCTGGCAGCACCGGCCGATGCGCCAACGGCAGTTGCTGACCCGGTTGGCCGTTGCCGTCACCCAGGTACTGCGCATCGGCCACACGCGCTTGCTCGGCCTCGGTGGCGTTGACAATGATCAAGCGATATTGCCCGAAGCGGCTGCCATCACGTCGAAACACACGCACCCACGCCACCAGCTTGGCTTGCTGTTCGTCATCCAGCAGGGGTGGAAAATCACCCGCACCAGCCAGGTCGATATCCACAGCCGGCAAACCGATCTCATTCTTGGCATTGGGTAGGCTTAACCTGACCGTGCCGCCTTGGGTCAGACCACGGGTGCTATCCGCCTCGATCTTCAGGTTCGCATACTGCGGCTGGCTATTTTTCAGCGGGCGCGCGGTGGAAATCTGCCAGCTCAGTTGTGGTGGGCTGGGCAAGCCCGTCACCCCCAGACAGGGATCGATCTGATCAATGCCCCCCACCGGCAGGGCGGGCTCAAAACCCAGGTTCAGCAAGGCTTGCCCGTCCGGTTTCTGCCATTGCGCCAGATCAAAACCATCTTCTGCCAGCAAGGCGATCCAGATCATGCCATCGACCGCTGTACTGAAATCCACTGGTTCAGCCAGCTTGGCCGGGTCCAACACACGTGGGCTGTAATAGACACGTGGCCGCTCAGCCAGCTCATCTGGCAAGGCATCCACCGTGCGTAACACGAAGGCATGCACTTCACTTTCATCATCGGGCGACGGCGCATCGGCCCGTGCCCGCGACAAGGCCACGCAGGACACTGGCCAGGCATGGGTTTCGGCCACGGTCTGAAATTCGACCTTGCCCGCCTTGGCGACGGTTTTCTGTGGTACTGCCACACCGGCGGCTTTATCGGTGGTCAAGGCCAGCAGTGCCCGTGCCGGCTGCGCTGGCAATAGCGGAATTTGCAACAGTTTCAGGTATTCCAGATAGCTGGCTTCTGGAATCTGGTTGAAGCGGAACAACAGGCTTTCGGCCTGAAACGCAAACAGCTCCAGCAAGGTAATGCCAGGGTCGCTTTCATTATGGTCGGTCCACGTCGGGTTGTAGACGGGGATGCGCGCCTTCAGCTCGGCAGCCAGCTGCGCATAGCTGCGGTCATCCAGTATCGGGCTTGGCAGGGGCATGGCTCTACTCCAGGTAGAACGGATAGACCAGGTTATCCGGTCGGCCGTCCCGCAAATGGGTATACGCAATTCGAATCATCACCAGTGCCGGCTCATCGCCCGGCAGTACCTCCACCCGGTCCACACTGATGCGGGGCTCCCAGGTACGTAACGCAATCTCGATTTCACGTTGCATCAGGGCCCGGGTCGAGGTGGTGTTGGGTTGCATCAGGAACCGTCGCAGCCCACAACCAAACGTGGGTAACATCAGGCGCTCGCCCGGTTCGGTATCCAGAATCACCGCCATCGACTGACGCACTTTCTCCGGCCCGCTGGCTTGTGGCAGCTGGCCCAACGTATCTGGGGTCATGGGCAGGGCCAACCCGTTGCCCAATGCAGCGACGCGATTCATGCGAATTCTCCCGTGGTCGGCAGGAAGGGTTCGTCCCGCCATTGGCAGATGCGACGCGGTTCATATTGCAGGTTGCCGGTCAGATCCAGCTGGGCGCCATCGTCAGCAGTTTTTGCAGCCTGTTCGGTCATGACGCTGGCCAGATCGGTCAGCGGCGCTGCCGAGTATTGATCGAGTGTCGGGCGAATCGCCGCAGCGCGTGGGTGATGCGCAGGGTTGGGCGCCCCGCCAGGAAGCAGCAGCGGCTCGCCAGACACCTGCGCCATCATGTGCGACAGCTTATCGGTCAAATCGCTGTGCAGCCCGACGGCGGTTTTGATGCCCCCTTGAAATTCAAACTGGAAGCCGGCCGCATCCACATTGACCCCTGGTGGGATCGCCGCCAGTTCGGCCTGCAAAATAGGATCAAGCTTGAAGCTGGGCAGAATGCAGAACTTCAGCGCCAGCAAGAACCACAAGTTGAAGATGAACACCACGATGGGCAGGAACAGGTTCAGCACAAACAGTGCCACCAGTGTGATCAATGGGATGGCAAAGAAGCAGAATGCATCGCCACCCATACTGCCACCTGACAACGATGTACCGGAAATCTTGGGCTGCAGCGATTGCGGCTGCACAAATTTCACCGGTGAAAACTTGCCAACCGGCCTTGCCAGGACTTGCGCTGCCAGCTCCGCCAGGTTGGGCATCTGTACCGTCACCGGCCGATTGGCCGTGCCCTGCAGATCAAACTGTGAAGCCAGCCGATATTGTTCAGTCGGCGCGCTCCATACCAGTTCGCCCTCGCAATCCGGCGCGTTCACGTTCAGTCCTTGGCGTGGGCAACAGCAGGCGTGGCGGCGGAAGAAACTGCGGATTTCATAAGTGGATCGGTCATCAAACCGCGCCTCGCCACTGTTGGTGGTATCAAATGCCGATGTCGGCACCACGCCAAAGAACAGTGCACGCCCTTTTGCGTCGTGCGCTGGGTTGGCCGGATCAGGGAACATGCGGTAGAGCGGGAACCAAGCTTCCTGAAGCGTCGTTGGGGCGTCTTCCACCTCTTGCCAGC from Chitinivorax sp. B includes:
- a CDS encoding GPW/gp25 family protein encodes the protein MNRVAALGNGLALPMTPDTLGQLPQASGPEKVRQSMAVILDTEPGERLMLPTFGCGLRRFLMQPNTTSTRALMQREIEIALRTWEPRISVDRVEVLPGDEPALVMIRIAYTHLRDGRPDNLVYPFYLE
- a CDS encoding putative baseplate assembly protein — encoded protein: MPLPSPILDDRSYAQLAAELKARIPVYNPTWTDHNESDPGITLLELFAFQAESLLFRFNQIPEASYLEYLKLLQIPLLPAQPARALLALTTDKAAGVAVPQKTVAKAGKVEFQTVAETHAWPVSCVALSRARADAPSPDDESEVHAFVLRTVDALPDELAERPRVYYSPRVLDPAKLAEPVDFSTAVDGMIWIALLAEDGFDLAQWQKPDGQALLNLGFEPALPVGGIDQIDPCLGVTGLPSPPQLSWQISTARPLKNSQPQYANLKIEADSTRGLTQGGTVRLSLPNAKNEIGLPAVDIDLAGAGDFPPLLDDEQQAKLVAWVRVFRRDGSRFGQYRLIIVNATEAEQARVADAQYLGDGNGQPGQQLPLAHRPVLPDDHRDQIIVEVEEGGRVGGQWVRYSRVDDFFGSGRESRHVMLDPEAGTLRFGDGLRGRIPQWGERIRVRGYRWGGGVQGNVAAKAIAKIDLPGVKVSNPLPAVCGADAEGVEAALARIPGELRRRDRTVTADDFKELAAMTPGAQVGRAECLPRFHPKVPDAEAAGVVSVVVWPQQDPDHPNAPMPDAAMLRAVCQWLDQRRLVTTELYVLPPTYRKVAVSVALKVKPGYGIEAVRKWVELVLRQYLAPLSPYGPAGQGWPLGRRVYGPELEAAALQVEGVEYLEGLGVAGWNGAQWVAGTVELKRWEVPELAAITVVDGLPLPAPGEGINPVPPDGVVLPIPVLREEC